ATAATTTTCATTGGTCGTTCTTCGCTTGTCCAGTAATCCTTTAATCCATACGCCCATTAATTCCGGTAACGAAAGTAAGCGAATGGTGTGACCCGTTGGCGCGGTATCGAAAACGAGCTTATCGAAATTTGCGCGTTCTTCTAATATAATACTGATCAATTTATCAAATAGCGCTGCTTCATCCGCTCCTGGCGATGCTTTGGCCGTGTCCAATTGGCGATGAACTTCTTCCATCATTCCAGATTGGACAACGCCTCGAATATTTTCTTTCACGCTTTTAATATAATTTTCCGTTTCAATTTCGGGGTCTATTTCTAATGCATATAAATTATCGGCAATTTCCTTTGTTTTTCCGCCAATTTTCGTACTGAATATATCCCCTACGTTATGCGCTGGATCCGTTGAAATGAGTAATGTTTTAAATCCTTGTTCCGCGGATTGTAGTGCGATTGCCGCAGCCGATGTAGATTTTCCTACGCCCCCCTTGCCTCCGACAAAAACAATGTTTTTTGTTAAGACATCCATCTTGATAACCCACTCCCCCTTTAATCTAACTCAACAACATCGAAACCCCGATAACGGTGATTTTTCCATGCCCATCCGTAAATGCCAGTCATGAAATTTCTCCATCATATAAGGATATAATTCGAGCGTGTAATAATACGCAGGATTCGGAATCCCAATCATTTCTGAATATAAGAGTAATAGAAATAAATCATCTTCATCCCTCAATTCGCTCGCGACTTCTCGGCGATGCGGCATGCTTAAGACTTCTTCGTACCAATTCACAAGCGCTTTCATTTTATCGAGCAAAAGATTCACCCCTCTTCGATAATACGTAAAGAAGGAATCCTGCCGAAACAGAAATCCTTCTCCCTAGCAATCACTCGTCTTCTGTTATTATCTTATCATCATATTTGCCTGAAAGTGCGGAAAATGCGGTCAGCATGATCCATATCGCGAACACGAAGATGACTGCACCAAAGATAAACAGTAACAAATTCGAATCATTCCCGAACCAGGACCATTGGAAAATTACTTGCTGGAACATCGCCCATAATGTCATAAACATGACGAAAACCATCGGAATTATGGTGACGAGATAGTTCCTGCCTAGCCGCTTCAGCCATATTGAAATGAGAAGCAAACTTATTCCAGCTAATAGCTGGTTCGCTGTTCCAAATAAAGGCCATAGCAAATACCCGCCTGAACCTAATCCTTGTGGACCTTTTGGAAGTAACACAAGTGCCGCACTTGCAAATACGGCAATTGAAGTTGCAACATGTTTTTTCTCCAAGACTGGCATTTTGTATTCGACACCTAATTCAGCGATGATATATCGCATTAAACGGAGTGACGAGTCAAGCGTAGTAGCCGCAAAGCTTACAACAATGATCGAAACGATTGTTGTTGAAATACTTGCCGGGATACCGAGTCCAGATGCTAGATTACTAGCGCCTTTAATGAATACGCCGAGTCCCCCCGAACTTGCAGCACCGAAACTTGAGTACGTCGCAAGAAATTCTTCTTTACTTGGGAAGAATGTAATCGCCGCGATAATCGCGATTAAAGCTAATACCCCTTCGCCTACCGCACCCAAATATCCGACAAAACGAGCATCTGTTTCTTTATCAAGTTGTTTAGAAGAAGTTCCCGAAGAAACAAGCCCATGAAAACCTGAAATTGCTCCACACGCAATCGTTATGAACAGAAGTGGAAACCATGAAACATCGCCTACTGCTGTATTCGTTATTGGCGCTGTAATTTTAGGATTCACAAATAGCAATCCTAAATACAAGATCCCCAATCCAACGACAAGCTGATGCGAGTTGATAAAGTCACGCGGTTGTAAAAGCTTCCAAACCGGTAAGACGGAGGCAATATAAACATAGACCATCAATACGACAATCCAGATGAAGAAAGCTGTAGATATCGCACCAAGACCAAATAATCCAGTACCGCCTTCGCCGCCCATATACCTTACCAGGTCGATTTGAAGAAAACTGTATTGGCTCGAGAATACGGCTGCAATATACATGACTGCGAGTGCAATAAGTGATGGCACAAGCATTTTTTGTTTCTTTTTATAAACGATATGACCTATCCATATGGCCAATGGAATCTGTATAAATACCGGGAATACACTTGCTGGGAATTGAATAAACAAATTCGAAATAACCCATGCAAAAACAGCGTTGACCATCAACACTAGTATTAAAATGATAAATAAGAATAATATTTTGGCACGCTGACCTATCAATCTATGCGCTAAAGTACCGACAGATTGTCCTTTATTTCGAACGGATAATACGAGGGTTCCAAAATCATGGACCCCTGCCGCAAATACTGTTCCTAAAATAACCCACAGGAACGCTGGGAGCCATCCCCAATAAACTGCGATTGCCGGACCGACGATAGGAGCAGCGCCCGCGACGGATGTAAAGTGGTGTCCCCATAATACAAATTTATTTGTTGGAACAAAGTCCACATCGTCTTTATACCGATGTGCTGGCGTAATGTAATTCGGATCGAGACGGAAGATTTTTTCTGCAACAAACTTTGAATAGTAACGGTAACCTAACCCTAAAATAATCATTCCGATTAGTGCTAGTACAATTGCATTCATAAACTTTTCTCCTCCCCCATTAATTTATCATCCCCATTAGCTCAAACTCTGCTGTTCACAACACCTCCATCTTATTTCAGTTGTCCATCCATCATATGAAAAACTATTGTCAAGAAGAATGGAATCAGAGATTGCAATTTCACCTCTTGGAATCTGATTATACATGTAATTCCGAATTAAATATACACTACCATTGGATTATGTCGAATTTTTAATTAATTTGACATAGAAAAAAGCATTAACTTGTCTAACAAACAAGTTAATGCCTCTTCAATAATTTTTCTTTAAAGTCACCACAACGATTTCAGGTTTGTTGAATACTCGAACCGGGAAAAGGCTATTTCCAATTCCGCGGCTGACTACTAGTTGGCTTCCATCTTTTTCATGAATTCCCGATGTCAATTTCGGAAATATTCCTTGCCCAGGTGAAATGAGCCCGCCAATACCCGGAATTCGAACTTGCCCACCGTGCGCATGGCCACTAAAAGTTACATCAATGCCATTTCGAACATATACATCAAAATGTTCAGGACGATGCGACAGCAATATTTTAAACATCTCTTGTGGAACGCCATCAAAAGCTTTCTCCACAGCTCTTTCAACTGTAACTTGTTCATCTCCCAGACTGCTAAGCGGATCTTCAATTCCCCCGATTAAGATTTTTTCACCTTCGGGAGAAGAAAGTATTTCTCTCTCATCTGTTAGAACATGTACACCTAATTCTTGTAGTGAACTCTTAATTCGATCAACATCATTTATGGATATTTCATGATTACCAGTTACATAATAAATTGGTGCCACATCTTTAATCGCCTCAACAAGAAGCAAACTTTGTTCCAAGTCATAACGATTTCTATCAATGAAGTCACCAGTTATATAGATAGCATCAGGAGCAATCTTCACGACTTCATTCACGATATCCGCATGCTTTTCACCAAACACCGCGTCATGCAAATCGGATAACTGGACTATTTTATAACCGTCAAAACTAGCTGGCAGCCGTTTCGAACTAAGCGTATAATTTGTAGTTCCAACTGTTGTATTCCCTTTATAGATAATGAATCCGAGGATTCCAATGACTATGACGGCTAAAAGTAATTTGCGCATTTACTTTTCCTTTCTACAGGCTATTAATAGCCTACTTTTTGACGTGTATAATTTTCTTCGTTCTTCAAGATATAAGCTTCGATAATTGCATCATGTGAAAACTCTAGTTTCTCCGCAATCGAACCGTAGTGAATCCACACATTCGCATAAGACTCCATCGTTAAATCTTTTAAAAAGTATGTAATCGATTCTGTCGTTTTCAAGAATAATTCAGTTAGTTCGCCTTCGACTTTTCCTTCGGGCCAATTGGTCATCGTTTCGAATCCAAGTTCGATGCCGAGCGATAATATGAAATGAATTGAATCGACGTATTCTTCAAGTATAACTTCAATTTCAGATGGACCCTTTGAACTCCAAAATTTAAAACTTCTCGTTTCATTTGCCAATTCTGCAAGTTCAACAAGAAGTGCAAGCCCTTTTGCTTGAAAGACATCCTCGTTTGTAGTCCTCTGTTTTTGTATAAAAGCGTCTAATTCTGTCTGCATCTCAAATAATTTTGTCAGCTTCATGAAATAACCTCCGATTTATTTTTATTAAAGTGAAACCTTTTGCAAAGTTAATCGTATAGAAGAGAAGTATATTTAGTTAAGGGGGATCTTTATGGGACTCGTGATCCGCTTTGTGATCATTGCATTTATTATTTATTTATTTTACAGAGGGATTCGTTACTTATTCGACCCGAAGCGTAAACTTGATGATGCTTATGAAGAGGAACGTTATTATTTCTATGATGATGTAAGAAATGTGCGTAAAAACTTCTTCATTACGTATAAAGGTGCAATGTTTGAAGGAGAAAAATACTTGGGCACGACTGAAACCTCATTTGATGTTGTCTCTATTTTCGTTTGGGTGAAAAACGAAGCGAAACTCCAAGGATTCACCAAAGATGATTTTTATTTCCTTCAATCTGAAATTCTATCAAATTATCCGACCGCAAAAATTAGTTGGAAAAATCCAATCGAAAAATTAATGAACTAATCGAACTGTCAGGAATGCCACCCGCATTCTTTGACAGTTTTTTTCATGCAAATGAATTCGTAGGCAGCGTCACGCCAAATAAATAAAAAATTAACACCCCATAAAGAATCGCTAACATAAGAAAGCCGATACGAAATGATGTGTGCCTAGTTTTATGACGGAACAGTTGCATACCAAAATATGCGCCGATTCCCCCGCCAAGCATCGCTAGATACCATAAGTTTTTTTCAGGAACTCTCTGCCCTTTTACCTTCGATTGACGTTTATCATAGCCCATTGTCGCGAACGCCCAAACCGACATGATTGCAATCCAAATAAGTACCACTGTTTGCATTCGCACTTCCCCCTTTATTATAGTTTACACTTTAATTATCCCATTTGGGAAATTATTTAACAAAAGCGGAAGGCGCCCGTTCAGCCCAGACAGGCATAAGCCAATCAAGCTAAGAAGAATTGAACTGCATTCTTCCCAGCTTGATTGGCTTATGACCCGAGGGGCTGGCGCCTGGAGCTGGACGTGAAATCTCTAGGTTGGAAGATAGCCACAGTTAGTATTTTTGTAGTTTCTTAAGTAACAATAAAAAAACCGCCATCACTTGAATTTCTCCAAGCGATAAGACGGTTTCATTTTCATTGATTATTTCGCAACTGCTTTTTTCGCTGCATCTGCAAGTTGTGTGAACGCTTGTGCGTCAGACACTGCAAGGTCAGCAAGCATTTTACGGTTGATGTCAATTCCAGCTACTTTCAAGCCGTGCATCATATTGCTGTATGAAAGACCATTCATACGAGCTGCCGCATTAATACGTGTAATCCATAGTTTACGGAAATCACGTTTTCTTTGACGACGGTCTCTGTATGCATAGTTAAATGATCTCATTACTTGTTCGTTTGCTGTTCTATAAAGTCTATGTTTAGAACCATAGTAACCTTTTGCTAATTTTAAAACGCGATTACGGCGTTTACGTCTTTCTACTCCACTCTTTACACGTGGCATAGTAATAACCTCCTGCTTTTCTGTTCGAATTTAGTATTTTTATTATTTTAGGTATGTGATCATTTCACGAATGCGTTTGTAGTCTCCTGAAGAAACAAGTGAAGCTTTACGTAGGTGACGTTTAGCTTTTGTCGTTTTGTTTGCAAAAAGGTGACTTGTGTAAGCACGGCCACGTTTTACTTTTCCAGTGCCTGTCTTTTTGAAACGTTTCGCTGATCCCTTATGTGTTTTCATCTTAGCCATGAATGGTTCCTCCTAAATCTTTCATTGTACCTTATTTCTCGACAGTCGGTGCTAACACTAAGAACATGCTGCGACCTTCCATCTTCGGTCTCTGTTCAATTGTTGCTAATTCTTTACATTCTTCAGCAAACCGGTCAAGTACTCGTTGTCCGATTTCCTTATGCGTAATCGCACGTCCTCTAAAACGAATCGATGCTTTTACTTTGTCGCCATTCTGCAGGAAACGAATTGCGTTACGAAGTTTTGTTTGAAAGTCATGTTCATCAATAGTCGGGCTTAATCGCACTTCTTTGAGAAGGATAACTTTCTGGTTTCTTCGAACTTCACGTTCTCTCTTTTGTTGCTCAAACTTGAATTTTCCATAGTCCATAATTCGAGCAACTGGCGGTTTTGCCTTTGGTGCAACAAGAACTAAGTCCAAGTTAGCACGTGTTGCAATTTCCAATGCTTCGTTACGAGTTTTGATTCCAAGCTGTTCGCCGTTATGATCAATCAAGCGAACCTCGCGGGCACGTATGCCCTGGTTTACGTTCATGTCTTTGCTAATAGTAATCCACCTCCGGGTAAACTTGTCTTAAGAATAAATAGTTTGGATATAACCAACTGTATAGGAAATAAAAAAGCGAGTAGACAAATTGGATTTGTCTACCCGCATATGTGTACGCACATCAACATGTACGATACTTCATAAATGTGCTGACCTGCTAACAACGAATTCGCGTCAATCAGGTGAGAAGCGGGTAGCCTCTTCTTATACCACAAACTATATTCAATAATTAACTTACCTTTATTATCTTACCATCCTAAACAACGAATGTCAACCATTACATTCAAGATTACTTAGTTACTTCTTCTGAAACTTGATTAATAAAGTCTTCAAATTTCATGCTTTCTGATTTCTGTTCTCCGTATTTACGAACGTTTACTTCACCAGATTCAATTTCTTTGTCTCCAAGAACGAGCATATACGGTACCTTTTGCATTTGCGCTTCACGAATTTTGTAACCAATTTTTTCGTCGCGCTCATCAAGTGACACCCGGAATCCAGCTTCTACAAGTTTTTCGCGAACATCATTTGCGTAGTCAAAATGTGCATTTGGTGAAACTGGAATGACTTGAACTTGAACTGGTGCGAGCCATGTCGGGAATGCACCTTTATATTCTTCAATCAGGTATGCAACGAAACGCTCCATCGTGCCGACAACCCCGCGGTGAATGACGACAGGTCGATGGTGTTTTCCGTCCTCGCCGATATAAGTTAAATCAAAACGCTCAGGTAAAAGGAAATCGAGTTGAACTGTGGAAAGTGTTTCTTCCATACCAATCGCTGTTTTCACTTGAACATCCAATTTCGGACCGTAAAATGCTGCTTCGCCTTCAACTTCGATATAGTCCACATCAAGTTCATCCATCGCTTCTTTTAACATTGCCTGCGCGCGTTCCCACATGGCATCGTCATCGAAATACTTCTCAGTATCTTCCGGGTCACGATAAGAAACTCGGAATGAGTAATCTGTAATATTAAAGTCTTTATAAACATCGATAATTAGCTGAACAACTTTTTTAAACTCGTCTTGGATTTGATCCGGACGAACAAATAGATGCGCATCATTCAGTGTCATTCCGCGTACACGCTGCAATCCCGAAAGCGCACCCGACATTTCGTAACGGTGCATTGTTCCGAGCTCCGCGATTCGAAGCGGCAGGTTTCGGTAGGAATGAATCCCATTTTTATAAATCATCATATGATGCGGGCAGTTCATCGGGCGAAGAACCAGATCTTCATTGTCCATGCTCATGACCGGGAACATGTCGTCTTGGTAATGATCCCAGTGACCACTTGTTTTATACAGTTCTGAACTTCCTAGAACTGGCGTATAGACGTGATCATAACCAAGTCTTTCCTCTTTATCTACGATATAACGTTCGATAATACGACGGACAGTCGCGCCTTTCGGTAACCACATCGGAAGTCCTTGCCCGACTTTTTGCGAGTTCATGAATAGATCGAGTTCTCTACCTATTCTTCGGTGATCCCGTTCTCTCGCTTCTTCAAGCATTTTCAAATGCGCTTTAAGCTCATCTTTTTTGAAAAATGCAGTTCCATAAATACGCTGAAGCATTTTGTTATCTGAATCTCCTCGCCAGTATGCTCCCGCAATGCTAAGCAGCTTGAATTCTTTTAGTTTTGCAGTAGATGGAACGTGTACACCGCGACATAGATCAACGAAATCGCCTTGTTCATAAATCGATACTTGTTCATCTTCAGGTATCGCTTCAATCAACTCTAATTTGTATTCATCGCCAATTTCTTTAAATAACTCAATTGCTTCATCACGCGAAACATCGCGACGCACAATTTCAATATTTTCGTTGACGATTTTCTTCATTTCTT
This genomic window from Sporosarcina sp. Marseille-Q4063 contains:
- a CDS encoding carbon starvation protein A encodes the protein MNAIVLALIGMIILGLGYRYYSKFVAEKIFRLDPNYITPAHRYKDDVDFVPTNKFVLWGHHFTSVAGAAPIVGPAIAVYWGWLPAFLWVILGTVFAAGVHDFGTLVLSVRNKGQSVGTLAHRLIGQRAKILFLFIILILVLMVNAVFAWVISNLFIQFPASVFPVFIQIPLAIWIGHIVYKKKQKMLVPSLIALAVMYIAAVFSSQYSFLQIDLVRYMGGEGGTGLFGLGAISTAFFIWIVVLMVYVYIASVLPVWKLLQPRDFINSHQLVVGLGILYLGLLFVNPKITAPITNTAVGDVSWFPLLFITIACGAISGFHGLVSSGTSSKQLDKETDARFVGYLGAVGEGVLALIAIIAAITFFPSKEEFLATYSSFGAASSGGLGVFIKGASNLASGLGIPASISTTIVSIIVVSFAATTLDSSLRLMRYIIAELGVEYKMPVLEKKHVATSIAVFASAALVLLPKGPQGLGSGGYLLWPLFGTANQLLAGISLLLISIWLKRLGRNYLVTIIPMVFVMFMTLWAMFQQVIFQWSWFGNDSNLLLFIFGAVIFVFAIWIMLTAFSALSGKYDDKIITEDE
- the thrS gene encoding threonine--tRNA ligase, coding for MSNEIKLQFPDGAVKEFPKGTTTEDVAASISPGLRRNALAGKLDGTLIDFKTPISTDGEIAIITPDSPEALEILRHSSAHVLAQAVKRLFKDAKFGVGPVIENGFYYDIDSSVPITADDLPEIEKEMKKIVNENIEIVRRDVSRDEAIELFKEIGDEYKLELIEAIPEDEQVSIYEQGDFVDLCRGVHVPSTAKLKEFKLLSIAGAYWRGDSDNKMLQRIYGTAFFKKDELKAHLKMLEEARERDHRRIGRELDLFMNSQKVGQGLPMWLPKGATVRRIIERYIVDKEERLGYDHVYTPVLGSSELYKTSGHWDHYQDDMFPVMSMDNEDLVLRPMNCPHHMMIYKNGIHSYRNLPLRIAELGTMHRYEMSGALSGLQRVRGMTLNDAHLFVRPDQIQDEFKKVVQLIIDVYKDFNITDYSFRVSYRDPEDTEKYFDDDAMWERAQAMLKEAMDELDVDYIEVEGEAAFYGPKLDVQVKTAIGMEETLSTVQLDFLLPERFDLTYIGEDGKHHRPVVIHRGVVGTMERFVAYLIEEYKGAFPTWLAPVQVQVIPVSPNAHFDYANDVREKLVEAGFRVSLDERDEKIGYKIREAQMQKVPYMLVLGDKEIESGEVNVRKYGEQKSESMKFEDFINQVSEEVTK
- a CDS encoding metallophosphoesterase; translation: MRKLLLAVIVIGILGFIIYKGNTTVGTTNYTLSSKRLPASFDGYKIVQLSDLHDAVFGEKHADIVNEVVKIAPDAIYITGDFIDRNRYDLEQSLLLVEAIKDVAPIYYVTGNHEISINDVDRIKSSLQELGVHVLTDEREILSSPEGEKILIGGIEDPLSSLGDEQVTVERAVEKAFDGVPQEMFKILLSHRPEHFDVYVRNGIDVTFSGHAHGGQVRIPGIGGLISPGQGIFPKLTSGIHEKDGSQLVVSRGIGNSLFPVRVFNKPEIVVVTLKKNY
- a CDS encoding dUTP diphosphatase is translated as MKLTKLFEMQTELDAFIQKQRTTNEDVFQAKGLALLVELAELANETRSFKFWSSKGPSEIEVILEEYVDSIHFILSLGIELGFETMTNWPEGKVEGELTELFLKTTESITYFLKDLTMESYANVWIHYGSIAEKLEFSHDAIIEAYILKNEENYTRQKVGY
- the rplT gene encoding 50S ribosomal protein L20, with amino-acid sequence MPRVKSGVERRKRRNRVLKLAKGYYGSKHRLYRTANEQVMRSFNYAYRDRRQRKRDFRKLWITRINAAARMNGLSYSNMMHGLKVAGIDINRKMLADLAVSDAQAFTQLADAAKKAVAK
- a CDS encoding DUF1294 domain-containing protein, giving the protein MQTVVLIWIAIMSVWAFATMGYDKRQSKVKGQRVPEKNLWYLAMLGGGIGAYFGMQLFRHKTRHTSFRIGFLMLAILYGVLIFYLFGVTLPTNSFA
- the infC gene encoding translation initiation factor IF-3 produces the protein MNVNQGIRAREVRLIDHNGEQLGIKTRNEALEIATRANLDLVLVAPKAKPPVARIMDYGKFKFEQQKREREVRRNQKVILLKEVRLSPTIDEHDFQTKLRNAIRFLQNGDKVKASIRFRGRAITHKEIGQRVLDRFAEECKELATIEQRPKMEGRSMFLVLAPTVEK
- a CDS encoding sigma-w pathway protein ysdB, encoding MGLVIRFVIIAFIIYLFYRGIRYLFDPKRKLDDAYEEERYYFYDDVRNVRKNFFITYKGAMFEGEKYLGTTETSFDVVSIFVWVKNEAKLQGFTKDDFYFLQSEILSNYPTAKISWKNPIEKLMN
- a CDS encoding ArsA family ATPase → MDVLTKNIVFVGGKGGVGKSTSAAAIALQSAEQGFKTLLISTDPAHNVGDIFSTKIGGKTKEIADNLYALEIDPEIETENYIKSVKENIRGVVQSGMMEEVHRQLDTAKASPGADEAALFDKLISIILEERANFDKLVFDTAPTGHTIRLLSLPELMGVWIKGLLDKRRTTNENYSRLINDGEPVEDPIYDVLRIRQSRFSEAREVLLDKKQTGFIFVLNPERLPILETKKAIELLNKYELVVSTLIINKVLPEEADGDFIMERKKHEKQYIELIKETFTRQQLIFVPLFSQDIISEKQLALFSEYFGKG
- the rpmI gene encoding 50S ribosomal protein L35; translation: MAKMKTHKGSAKRFKKTGTGKVKRGRAYTSHLFANKTTKAKRHLRKASLVSSGDYKRIREMITYLK
- a CDS encoding cory-CC-star protein is translated as MKALVNWYEEVLSMPHRREVASELRDEDDLFLLLLYSEMIGIPNPAYYYTLELYPYMMEKFHDWHLRMGMEKSPLSGFRCC